AGAATAATGACACATTACATGGATGTGCGATAGATAAAATAAAGCCGCACTAATAAAATATAAGGTGCAGATCCAGGGACCCCAAAACATAAAATGCACAGACCGGCAGCACTTCCATAGGATCTTGGTGAGACTAGTACCTTACTGTGCTGCCAGTTTTTGCATTGACCGATAATGACCATCACGTGAATATTTCATGTATTTCCAGCTCTGGCCGTGGCCAATTCTATGCCGTATCCTCGTGTCCTGAAAACTCATCTTCCCGTTCACTTAATGCCACCTTCGTTCTGGGAGAAAGACGTCAAGGTGAGAGATGGGAGATGGGCAGAAACTTCCCAGTCATCATCTTCTGGCGTGTAGTTCCAGGCATAAGGTTGGGTTGGTCTGCAATGGTGGCCAAGGTAGACCTCCACACTGGTGAGTTTTGTCTATATGGTAGGTGTCAAGTGGACTCGTCTCGTATTGTTCTCTGGCAGATTGTATACATTGCGAGGAATCCTAAGGATTGCATGGTGTCCTACTACTACTTCCACAAGATGGACCAGTCGATGGCAGATCCCGGGAGTTGGGACAACTTCTTCTCGATGTTCCTGGCTGGAGATGGTAATTCTAGATCTGTACTCTTCAGATATTCATACCTTGTATTTATTGTTCTGAAATTGTCTAACTTCCCCACATAGTGAACTGGGGCAGCTGGTTTGACCATGTGGTTGGATGGTGGCAGGCAAAGGACAAACACAAGGTCCTCTACGTCTTTTATGAGGACATGATTGAGGTAAAGGAGACTCTCATCTGGTCAGGAGTTATCATGTGAGGTGTTTATACTTCCAACTCTTCCTTGGACAGGACTCTCGACGTGAGATCCGGAAAGTGATGACGTTCTTGGGTAAAGACTTCTCTGAAGACATCATTCAGAAGATCCTTCTCTACACTTCCTTCGAGTCCATGAAAGACAACTCAATGGCCAACTTTGGTACCCTCCCAGAGACGGTCCTGGACCAGTCTGTGTCATCTTTTATGAGGAAAGGTAGGTAGCCGAAGAGGGAGTGTGAATTATTCCTACATCCTTAAGGTTGCCCCCAAAATCTCCTGTATTTATAGGTTCCAAGTAGTTCTCTTTAGAGGTTCTCCAAGAGGTTCTCATTACGTGACGTATAGAATGTTctagtaataataaaaataagttcTACACCAAGATGGCCTTTCTCGGCCAACAATGTTGTACCATTGGAACTGCCAAAGAAATCCTAAGCTATCCCTTTGCTTTCAGGAATTGTCGGAGATTGGAAGAACCATTTCCTTGAATCTCAGAACATTGTTTTTGATGAAGAGTACCAGAAGAAGATGGCGGGCAGCGGTCTGGTCTTCCGTAACGAGCTCTGACTGATTGTATCCGGACGTTACCTTATCTatatgtaatatatactgtatgtaatatagTATGTGAAACGAAGGTCTCTGCTGACTCTTTTATAACTGGACTTAGGGCGGTCATTTCATTGGCTCTGCTCCATGACGTTATCTTTAAGTTGTTCCTGCCGTTTCCTTACTTCCATGGACTTTTGCACCTTCCTTTTAGTCTTTCGTAGTTTAGTATTTCGGGTGATGTCAGATGCAGGAGTCTCCAAGCCATGGAAGATCTCTCCCTCAGACCAAGATCCTGGAGGGCACCTCACGAGACATAAGTGTCCTTCAGGGCAAAGGTCATTGCCAAGAAATGTTTCCTCCATATTCCATGCCCGTGTTCAGGGCAAACACCCCTGTTAAGATGACCACTGGCCCCAGGAAatgtgtaaggatttggactgtacatctgttcatgtctgctgttgccctcagttcagttacctaagatggagtcactggcctcacgggggccattttgcttcctgtcagactttccctgttcctgtctgtggtgtatataagggagctctgtacattactcattgcttgagtatcttgttcctggacttgtgatcaagctggaagaactgctatcttgctggttctttgttaccttgggataccccgtctgtctccggatctacatctcttcatcgtaagacttgtttccctgcatctgctctgcactcctctctgctgctggactgttccctgctaggaggcctggcctggtctccaggtctctggacctgacatacttggacttccacggtctgtacacgtgcttactgcttatccagctctgtctgctactaacctgctactaaccttttctcataccccaagatcggacaacagagcaggtggaggcgttggtctgctcctttcaccaaaatgtactttccaagttatcccccaagtaccctcacttgtcttcccttcctttgaggtccatgtggtcagactctacgtccccttctccatgcgagtggtggtggtgtatcgtcctcccggcccctctcatcagttcctggatcactttgccacctggcttccacactttctttcctgtgacacccccacccttatcatgggtgatttcaacatccctattgcctctcccctctccccatctgcttctcaccttttggctctaacctcctctttcggcctctcgcagcatactaactcgccaacacatgaagatggaaactcccttgacttggtcttctcccggctttgctcagtggatgatttcacaaactcccctctcccgctctctgaccacaaccttctttcattctctatcaagaactgccttcccgctcaggtcacccccactttccacacttatagaaacatacaggccattaacacccaggaacttatgaagaacttgcagtcctcattggccccaatctcctccatctcatgtcctgattctgctctgaagcattacaatgaaaccctgcaaagtgccctggatgaagctgctcctcctatacataaaacaactcggcacagacggcaacaaccgtggcacacgctgcaaacacgtttcctgcagcggtgctccaggtgcgcagaacgtctgtggagaaaatctaatctacccgaagatttcatccattataagttcatgctaaagacatacaattctgcccttcacctctccaaacaaacctacttcaacaccctcatcacctccctgtccaataaccctaaacgtctctttgacacgttccagtccctactcaacccaagagcgcaggccccaaccacggatctccgtgctgacaatctggccaattacttcaaagaaaaaattgaccatattcgacaggaaatcatctcccaatctcttcataccatgcactgtcctccctcccccactgcatctagttcactctctgactttgaaccagttacagaagaagaagtaagcaggctccttgcatcttctcgcccgaccacttgcaccagtgaccccattccgtcacatttcctccagtccctttccccggctgtcacctctcacctaacaaaaatattcaacctttccctcacttccggtatttttccctcctcatttaagcatgccatcatacatccattacttaaaaaaccatccctcgaccaaaactgtgccgctaattatagacctgtctctaatcttcccttcatctctaaactcctcgaacgcctggtccactcccgtcttacccgctatctctcagataactctcttctcgaccctcttcaatctggtttccgctctttacactctactgaaactgccctcactaaagtctctaatgacctactaacagctaaatctaatggtcactactccatgctaattctcttggatctctctgcagcatttgatactgtggatcatcagctcctcctcactatgctccgctccatcggcctcaaggacaccgttctctcctggttctcctcctatctctctgaccgatccttcactgtatgtttcgctggttcctcctcctctcaccttccccttactgttggggttcctcaaggatcagtcctaggccccctcctcttctctttgtatactgcccctattggacaaacaatcagtagatttggcttccagtaccatctctatgctgacgacacccaactatacacttcttctcctgatctcacgcctgccttattagaaaacaacagtgattgtcttaccgctgtctctagcatcatgtcctccctctatctgaaactaaacctgtcaaaaactgaactcctcgtgttttctccctctactaacctacctttgcctga
The nucleotide sequence above comes from Ranitomeya imitator isolate aRanImi1 chromosome 7, aRanImi1.pri, whole genome shotgun sequence. Encoded proteins:
- the LOC138645548 gene encoding sulfotransferase 1C1-like yields the protein MDPEIIEKVVQEMANFTPEMSKIEGTPLLKGICDIWDTIYNFQARDGDIVVVSYPKSGTTWMQEILDLIVQDGDVEKSLRAPGFIRVPCLEMGHTSLAVANSMPYPRVLKTHLPVHLMPPSFWEKDVKIVYIARNPKDCMVSYYYFHKMDQSMADPGSWDNFFSMFLAGDVNWGSWFDHVVGWWQAKDKHKVLYVFYEDMIEDSRREIRKVMTFLGKDFSEDIIQKILLYTSFESMKDNSMANFGTLPETVLDQSVSSFMRKGIVGDWKNHFLESQNIVFDEEYQKKMAGSGLVFRNEL